In Nymphaea colorata isolate Beijing-Zhang1983 chromosome 3, ASM883128v2, whole genome shotgun sequence, a genomic segment contains:
- the LOC116250563 gene encoding PX domain-containing protein EREL1 isoform X2 has product METWLIPSWVQIGIQSPEGVTSVRTILRRFSDFLKLFTTLKRVFPRKNLPSPPPKHAFLRVNSSRVQLEERRSALEEWMGKLLSDIDLSRSVPVASFLDLEAAARSFFSGSSLVKPQTSSAMLDYGSDNTYEASDLGTPRQIAHNGSEAGAEDPLSDQDLTVPAGALAKLGILNHENGLLLGDSTADQQEEMQNQLGKELNATNRSSSYVDSQNNVPYFSDRMDLLLEREERTGHTRKLSSESITSDVSSVRGSEISNIGSSYLAGDGALELGGGAGGPSTSGSSFTNEFQLGDVQIVLPLDQRQKLNRVLITLQRRLTSAKTDMEDMIARLNQEAAVKEYLTTKVKDLNVELETTRQKSKENLQQAILVERERITQLQWDMEELRRQSLEMEAKLRSEQAEKNRAEATKKAATSERELLQHELDSTREQLQNLQKAHEEQEMKMKADVKVLVKEVKSLRKSQTELKQELQQSLKAKSELERILYKEQQRREHSSTSRVKLLHECEVLCNRLQECSVNFLAEEEDKFTVDSSSLSDALDLLATSDNRIGLLLAEAQLLAQENDGSVGAANERQGSESQSSFQVDGDDTAADEAALRKVLADILIDNARLRKLVNSVIRCALKTAPQFEDVDGDEAPTRKTVLYKFLER; this is encoded by the exons CTTAAGCGGGTTTTCCCTAGGAAGAATCTCCCATCACCTCCACCAAAGCATGCTTTCCTGCGGGTCAATTCTAGTAGAGTGCAGCTGGAAGAG AGAAGATCTGCTTTGGAGGAATGGATGGGAAAGCTACTTTCTGACATCGATTTGTCTAGAAGCGTGCCAGTGGCTTCTTTTCTTGATCTGGAAGCTGCAGCTAGGTCAT TTTTTTCAGGAAGCTCATTGGTTAAACCTCAGACTTCATCAGCGATGCTGGATTATGGGAGTGACAATACTTATGAGGCTTCTGATTTGGGAACACCAAGACAAATTGCTCATAATGGATCTGAAGCTGGAGCAGAAGATCCTTTATCTGATCAAGACTTGACTGTCCCTGCTGGAGCTCTAGCAAAACTTGGAATTCTTAACCATGAAAATGGCCTTCTTTTAGGAGATTCTACTGCAGATCAGCAAGAAGAAATGCAGAATCAATTGGGGAAGGAACTTAATGCCACAAACAGGAGTAGTTCATATGTAGATTCTCAAAATAACGTGCCTTATTTTAGTGATAGAATGGATCTATTACTAGAAAGGGAGGAGCGTACTGGGCATACTCGAAAACTTTCTTCTGAAAGTATTACAAGTGATGTGAGTTCAGTAAGAGGCAGTGAAATTTCAAATATTGGGTCATCCTATTTAGCTGGTGATGGTGCTCTTGAACTTGGTGGAGGTGCAGGAGGTCCATCTACCTCTGGTTCTTCTTTTACCAATGAGTTTCAGTTAGGTGATGTACAGATAGTCCTTCCCCTTGATCAGCGTCAGAAATTGAATAGGGTTTTAATAACCTTACAGAGGAGGCTAACATCAGCAAAAACAGACATGGAAGATATGATTGCTAGGTTAAATCAAGAAGCGGCTGTAAAAGAGTACCTTACAACTAAG GTCAAAGATTTGAACGTAGAACTTGAGACCACTAGGCAGAAGAGCAAGGAAAATTTACAACAGGCAATTTTagttgaaagagagagaattactCAACTACAGTGGGACATGGAGGAACTTCGCAGGCAGTCCTTGGAGATGGAAGCCAAGCTCAGATCCGAGCAG GCTGAAAAGAATCGAGCAGAAGCTACTAAAAAGGCTGCAACATCTGAGAGGGAACTTTTGCAACATGAATTGGATTCAACGAGAGAACAGCTTCAAAACTTGCAAAAAGCTCATGAAGAACAGGAGATGAAAATGAAGGCAGATGTAAAAGTTCTTGTAAAAGAAGTCAAATCTCTGAGAAAGTCTCAAACTGAACTTAAGCAAGAGTTACAACAGTCTCTAAAGGCAAAATCTGAACTAGAG AGGATACTTTACAAGGAGCAGCAACGGCGTGAGCATTCAAGTACTTCAAGAGTTAAGCTATTACATGAATGTGAAGTTCTTTGCAACAGACTTCAAGAATGTAGTGTCAATTTTCTTGCTGAAGAGGAAGATAAGTTCACCGTTGATTCATCTTCACTCTCAGATGCATTAGATCTTTTGGCAACATCAGATAATCGAATTGGACTCTTGCTTGCAGAA GCACAGCTGTTAGCCCAGGAAAATGATGGTTCTGTTGGCGCTGCAAATGAGAGGCAGGGCAGTGAATCTCAAAGCAGCTTCCAAGTTGATGGTGATGATACAGCTGCCGATGAGGCTGCATTGCGCAAAGTACTGGCTGATATTCTCATCGACAATGCTAGACTACGGAAGCTTGTGAATTCTGTAATTCGTTGTGCACTTAAAACAGCACCACAATTTGAGGATGTGGATGGTGATGAAGCACCAACAAGGAAGACCGTGCTCTACAAGTTTCTTGAAAGATGA
- the LOC126409913 gene encoding calmodulin-like protein 7: MRFDNHLDLDSGWRRRRNGCLPRESLLNLPSGPSRRQSLSLSLSLSLSGGLRGREEEDGDGLCVGGHYNCLQPPQLRPSLLRNEALHRLALLPLHHSIPPFPAPNQGSASPVPQSPEGYRRDADLRRVFAIFDHNNDGFITREELKESMENVGLFLSDEELESMVRNLDADGDGCLDLEEFCVLYESMTGGGKGGTGDEESKGVGEATMVVGDDELKEAFDVFDVNGDGFISVEELSLVLGSLRLKNGWRECKEMIQKVDLDGDGRVNFQEFQKMMKAGGFTSLC, translated from the exons ATGAGATTTGATAACCATTTGGATCTTGATTCAGGGTGGCGCAG GAGGAGAAACGGTTGTCTTCCGCGTGAGTCTCTTTTAAATCTCCCCTCGGGGCCATCGAGAagacaatctctctctctctctctctctctctctctctcaggggGTCTTCgaggaagggaggaggaagatggTGATGGCCTTTGTGTTGGCGGCCATTATAATTGCCTGCAGCCTCCTCAACTTCGTCCTTCACTTCTCCGCAACGAAGCCCTCCATCGCTTGGCTCTCCTCCCTCTTCACCATTCAATCCCTCCCTTCCCCGCCCCCAACCAAGGTTCCGCATCGCCAGTGCCACAGTCTCCGGAAGGTTACCGAAGGGACGCGGACCTCCGGCGGGTGTTCGCGATTTTCGACCACAACAATGACGGGTTCATCACCCGAGAAGAGCTGAAGGAGTCGATGGAGAATGTCGGCCTCTTTTTATCCGACGAGGAACTGGAGTCCATGGTCCGGAATTTGGACGCCGATGGAGACGGCTGCCTCGACCTCGAAGAGTTCTGCGTGCTCTACGAGTCGATGACCGGCGGCGGCAAGGGAGGAACCGGGGATGAGGAGAGCAAGGGAGTTGGAGAGGCGACGATGGTGGTGGGAGATGACGAGTTGAAGGAGGCATTTGATGTTTTTGATGTGAATGGAGATGGGTTTATCTCTGTGGAGGAGTTGTCTTTGGTGTTGGGGTCCCTGAGGCTGAAAAATGGGTGGAGAGAATGCAAGGAGATGATCCAGAAGGTGGATTTGGACGGAGATGGGAGGGTCAATTTCCAGGAGTTTCAGAAGATGATGAAGGCAGGCGGCTTCACGTCTCTCTGTTAA